Proteins found in one Streptomyces sp. CB09001 genomic segment:
- a CDS encoding carbohydrate ABC transporter permease has translation MTADTGALTPAATRPPETVVKARQPLASRLAEAVSGGLLRVFLIVVGLFWLVPTIGLLLSSLRTPEDMAASGWWKVFTEPSQLTFQSYEELLKNGDITSSLLNTALITVPATVLVVVIGALAGYAFAWMDFPGRDWWFLAVVGLLVVPVQVALIPIAELFGKIGLFGSMLGVILFHVGFGLPFAVFLLRNFFAEIPRELLEAARLDGAGELRLFVRVVMPLGGPAIASLGIFQFLWVWNDMLVALIFSDSGSQPITVALQTQVRQFGNNIDVLAPGAFISMVIPLAVFFAFQRQFVSGVMAGAVK, from the coding sequence ATGACCGCGGACACGGGTGCCCTCACCCCGGCGGCCACCCGGCCGCCCGAGACGGTCGTCAAGGCCAGGCAGCCGCTCGCGTCCCGGCTCGCCGAGGCCGTCAGCGGGGGCCTGCTCCGGGTGTTCCTGATCGTGGTGGGCCTGTTCTGGCTGGTCCCGACGATCGGGCTGCTGCTGTCCTCGCTGCGCACGCCCGAGGACATGGCGGCGAGCGGCTGGTGGAAGGTCTTCACCGAGCCGTCCCAGCTGACCTTCCAGAGCTACGAGGAGCTGCTGAAGAACGGCGACATCACCTCCTCGCTCCTCAACACCGCGCTGATCACCGTTCCCGCGACCGTCCTGGTCGTGGTCATCGGGGCGCTGGCCGGATACGCCTTCGCGTGGATGGACTTCCCGGGCCGCGACTGGTGGTTCCTGGCGGTGGTCGGGCTGCTCGTCGTGCCCGTGCAGGTGGCTCTGATCCCGATCGCCGAACTCTTCGGGAAGATCGGCCTGTTCGGGTCGATGCTCGGCGTGATCCTCTTCCACGTCGGCTTCGGCCTGCCCTTCGCGGTGTTCCTGCTGCGGAACTTCTTCGCGGAGATCCCGCGGGAGCTGCTGGAGGCGGCCCGCCTGGACGGCGCGGGTGAACTGCGGCTGTTCGTGCGGGTGGTGATGCCGCTCGGCGGTCCCGCGATCGCGAGTCTCGGCATCTTCCAGTTCCTGTGGGTGTGGAACGACATGCTGGTCGCCCTGATCTTCTCGGACTCCGGGAGCCAGCCGATCACGGTCGCCCTGCAGACCCAGGTACGTCAGTTCGGCAACAACATCGACGTGCTCGCGCCGGGCGCGTTCATCTCCATGGTGATCCCGCTGGCCGTGTTCTTCGCGTTCCAGCGGCAGTTCGTCTCCGGCGTCATGGCGGGCGCCGTCAAGTAG
- a CDS encoding sugar ABC transporter permease has translation MTGTRKSVVALFLLPALVLLGALVVYPIGYSLVRSFYDQSGDSFAGFDNYETLFSDDGIRTALKNNVIWVVFAPTVATALGLIFAVLTERIRWGTAFKLVVFMPMAISMLAAGIIFRLVYDQDPDKGVANAVWVGVHDTFAESSAFPKAHPGRDSPLKPAGGGAFITKQPVGLGTPVVLPLVGVAPDLMPDGATKAAAAEPEEGKVTGTTWQDFTRGKGVGKLGGVDAAELGYAGMKIEAVKDGEVVASTTAAGDGTFTLPAAADGALLRLPADNFKEPYNGLNWLGPSLVTPAIIGSYVWMWAGFAMVLIAAGLAGMPRELLEAARVDGANEWQVFRRVTVPLLAPVLAVVVVTLMINVLKVFDLVFIIAPGSSQDDANVLALELYRKGFASDQPGVASAIAVFLLLLVIPVMWFNVRRLRREVRR, from the coding sequence GTGACCGGCACCCGGAAGTCCGTGGTGGCGCTGTTCCTGCTGCCCGCCCTGGTGCTGCTCGGCGCGCTCGTGGTCTACCCGATCGGGTACTCGCTGGTCCGCAGCTTCTACGACCAGTCCGGCGACTCCTTCGCCGGGTTCGACAACTACGAGACGCTCTTCTCCGACGACGGCATCCGCACCGCCCTGAAGAACAACGTCATCTGGGTGGTGTTCGCGCCGACGGTCGCCACCGCGCTGGGCCTGATCTTCGCGGTGCTGACCGAACGCATCCGCTGGGGCACGGCGTTCAAGCTGGTCGTCTTCATGCCGATGGCGATCTCGATGCTGGCGGCCGGCATCATCTTCCGCCTGGTGTACGACCAGGACCCGGACAAGGGCGTCGCCAACGCGGTGTGGGTCGGGGTGCACGACACGTTCGCCGAGTCGTCCGCGTTCCCGAAGGCGCACCCGGGCCGCGACTCGCCGCTGAAGCCCGCCGGCGGGGGCGCGTTCATCACCAAGCAGCCGGTCGGCCTGGGCACCCCGGTCGTCCTGCCCCTGGTGGGCGTCGCCCCCGACCTGATGCCCGACGGCGCGACGAAGGCCGCGGCCGCCGAGCCCGAGGAGGGGAAGGTCACCGGCACCACCTGGCAGGACTTCACCCGCGGCAAGGGCGTCGGCAAGCTGGGCGGGGTCGACGCGGCCGAGCTGGGCTACGCCGGGATGAAGATCGAGGCGGTCAAGGACGGCGAGGTCGTGGCGTCGACCACGGCGGCCGGGGACGGCACCTTCACGCTGCCCGCGGCGGCCGACGGGGCGCTGCTCAGGCTGCCCGCCGACAACTTCAAGGAGCCGTACAACGGCCTGAACTGGCTCGGCCCCTCCCTCGTCACCCCGGCGATCATCGGATCGTACGTGTGGATGTGGGCGGGCTTCGCGATGGTGCTGATAGCGGCAGGGCTGGCCGGGATGCCCCGGGAGCTGCTGGAGGCCGCCCGGGTGGACGGCGCCAACGAGTGGCAGGTCTTCAGACGGGTCACGGTGCCGCTGCTCGCGCCGGTCCTCGCGGTCGTCGTCGTCACCCTGATGATCAACGTGCTGAAGGTCTTCGACCTGGTCTTCATCATCGCCCCGGGCTCCTCCCAGGACGACGCGAACGTGCTCGCCCTGGAGCTGTACCGCAAGGGCTTCGCCTCGGACCAGCCGGGCGTCGCCAGCGCCATCGCGGTGTTCCTTCTGCTCCTGGTCATCCCGGTGATGTGGTTCAACGTACGGCGACTTCGGCGGGAGGTGCGGCGATGA
- a CDS encoding bifunctional glycosyltransferase family 2 protein/CDP-glycerol:glycerophosphate glycerophosphotransferase, with product MPRFSVIVPAYQVQAYLHACLESVLAQSYPDFEVIVVDDCSPDACGAIADEFAALDPRVRVIRLPRNEGLGPARNAGMERAGGDYLVFLDGDDTLTPHALRGIADRIKETGEPDVLVYDYARTYWTGETVRNQAAAHLTERGPAPFRLADRPGLLKLLMVAWNKAVRREFAVREGFVFPPGYYEDTPWTYPVLMTAGSVATLDRVCVHYRQRRRGSILGTPGERHLDVFTQYDRVFAFLEARMGTHPQSRRELARWRPLLYRRMADHLTTVYTRPGRLPRSLRAEFLRRARVHCRRYRVPGAPAPLPVRLRHALLRLGLRRTYGVLRLASALRRRTARVAAGLLRAARTGALRLHYRVQRCLPLRADRAVFSVEGDRGYGRDPGALEEAFRRLAPHVRTAWAADRVHHHTVPPGTRRLAPGTAAHWTALARSRYLVREGAFGPGLVRRRGQVLVQTQAGTPLKHMGLDLQERPAAAQGTDFARLLREVDSWDFVVSANRHSTLTWERVHPGDWTALEYGQPRTDVLQRATAEDVARLRETLGVPEGTVAILYAPTHRDYRRTQRSALDLERVVRRLGPRFVVLARAHPRHGGPLAASGGRVLDVSDHPHVESLCLASDALVTDYSSLMFDYAGLDRPIVIHAAEPEAFEAARGTYVDLRSFPPGAIAWDEDELIGVFASGDWHGTRSARLRSAFRERFCPYDDGRAAERVVRRVVLGETDLPPVVPPAGRGPAPSAAAALARAPLTTVPQPAGPRTVTDSF from the coding sequence GTGCCCAGGTTCAGTGTCATCGTTCCCGCGTACCAGGTGCAGGCCTATCTGCACGCGTGCCTGGAGTCGGTGCTGGCCCAGTCGTACCCGGACTTCGAGGTGATCGTGGTCGACGACTGCTCGCCGGACGCCTGCGGCGCGATCGCCGACGAGTTCGCGGCCCTCGACCCGCGCGTCCGCGTCATCCGCCTGCCGCGCAACGAGGGGCTGGGCCCCGCACGCAACGCCGGCATGGAACGGGCGGGCGGCGACTACCTGGTCTTCCTCGACGGCGACGACACCCTCACCCCGCACGCGCTGCGGGGCATCGCCGACCGGATCAAGGAGACCGGCGAGCCGGACGTCCTGGTCTACGACTACGCGCGCACGTACTGGACCGGCGAGACGGTCCGCAACCAGGCCGCGGCGCACCTCACCGAGCGGGGCCCGGCGCCGTTCCGGCTCGCCGACCGGCCGGGGCTGCTGAAGCTGCTGATGGTGGCCTGGAACAAGGCGGTACGGCGGGAGTTCGCCGTGCGCGAGGGCTTCGTCTTCCCGCCGGGCTACTACGAGGACACGCCGTGGACGTACCCGGTCCTGATGACAGCGGGGTCCGTCGCCACCCTGGACCGGGTCTGCGTCCACTACCGGCAGCGGCGGCGGGGCAGCATCCTGGGCACGCCGGGCGAGCGCCACCTGGACGTCTTCACCCAGTACGACCGCGTCTTCGCGTTCCTCGAGGCGCGCATGGGGACGCACCCCCAGTCGCGCCGGGAGCTGGCCCGCTGGCGGCCGCTCCTGTACCGCCGCATGGCCGACCACCTCACGACGGTGTACACCCGCCCCGGCCGTCTCCCGCGCTCCCTGCGCGCCGAGTTCCTGCGCCGGGCCCGGGTCCACTGCCGCCGCTACCGGGTCCCCGGCGCCCCCGCCCCGCTGCCCGTCCGGCTGCGCCACGCCCTGCTCCGCCTGGGCCTGCGCCGCACCTACGGCGTCCTGCGGCTGGCGTCGGCCCTGCGCCGCCGTACGGCGAGGGTCGCCGCGGGGCTGCTGCGCGCGGCCCGGACCGGCGCACTGCGCCTGCACTACCGCGTCCAGCGCTGTCTCCCGCTCCGCGCCGACCGGGCCGTCTTCTCCGTCGAGGGCGACCGGGGGTACGGCCGCGACCCGGGCGCCCTGGAGGAGGCGTTCCGCCGTCTCGCGCCGCACGTGCGCACGGCGTGGGCCGCCGACCGGGTGCACCACCACACCGTGCCGCCCGGCACCCGCCGCCTGGCCCCGGGCACGGCCGCCCACTGGACGGCACTGGCCCGTTCCCGCTACCTGGTGCGCGAGGGCGCCTTCGGCCCGGGCCTGGTCAGGCGGCGGGGCCAGGTCCTGGTCCAGACGCAGGCCGGGACGCCCCTCAAGCACATGGGCCTGGACCTCCAGGAGCGCCCGGCGGCCGCCCAGGGCACCGACTTCGCCCGGCTGCTGCGCGAGGTCGACTCCTGGGACTTCGTGGTCTCCGCCAACCGCCACTCCACCCTGACCTGGGAACGCGTCCACCCGGGCGACTGGACCGCCCTGGAGTACGGCCAGCCGCGCACCGACGTCCTCCAGCGGGCGACGGCCGAGGACGTGGCCCGGCTGCGCGAGACCCTCGGCGTCCCCGAGGGCACGGTCGCGATCCTGTACGCGCCCACCCACCGCGACTACCGGCGCACCCAGCGCTCCGCCCTGGACCTGGAGCGCGTCGTGCGCCGCCTCGGCCCGCGCTTCGTGGTGCTGGCCCGCGCCCACCCCCGGCACGGCGGACCGCTCGCCGCGTCCGGTGGCCGGGTGCTTGACGTCAGCGACCACCCGCACGTGGAGTCGCTCTGCCTGGCCTCGGACGCCCTGGTCACCGACTACTCGTCCCTGATGTTCGACTACGCGGGCCTCGACCGGCCGATCGTGATCCACGCCGCCGAGCCGGAGGCGTTCGAAGCGGCCCGCGGCACCTATGTCGACCTGCGCTCCTTCCCGCCGGGCGCGATCGCGTGGGACGAGGACGAGCTGATCGGCGTGTTCGCGAGCGGTGACTGGCACGGCACCCGGTCGGCGCGGCTCAGGTCCGCCTTCCGCGAGCGGTTCTGCCCCTACGACGACGGACGCGCCGCCGAGCGCGTCGTACGCCGGGTGGTCCTGGGCGAGACGGACCTGCCGCCGGTCGTCCCGCCGGCCGGGCGCGGCCCCGCGCCCTCGGCCGCCGCGGCTCTCGCGCGGGCCCCGCTGACCACGGTGCCGCAACCCGCGGGGCCGCGCACCGTCACCGACAGCTTCTGA
- a CDS encoding ABC transporter substrate-binding protein produces the protein MRTSSTIRTRGTVKRTTRAAAALAAGALALSLSACGGDDDNGGGDDGDKGGGSKQPGASVTLPKLDGESLEVAAVWTGTEQENFKKVLAEFEKRTGAKVTFVPAQDPIINFLGSKIAGGAPPDVAMLPQPGAIKQAVDKGWAKPLGAEATKELGENYSQGWQDIGKVGGKQYGVYYKAANKSLIWYNAQVFENAGAAEPKTWDELLNTAQMVYDSGVTPFSVGGADGWTLTDWFENVYLSQAGPEKYDQLAKHEIKWTDPSVKEALTTLAEIWGKKDFVAGGASGALQTEFPASVTQTFTGGDQPKAGMVYEGDFVQVNIGETKAKVGTDAKVFPFPAVGDTAPVVSGGDAAVVFKDSKAAQALATWLASPDAAGIQAKLGGFLSPNKSIDSSVYPNEVQKKIAEALVAAGDDFRFDMSDQAPQAFGGTPGKGEWKTLQDFLKNPKDVAGAQAKLEADAAAAYGG, from the coding sequence ATGCGCACGAGCAGCACCATCCGGACACGCGGAACCGTCAAGAGGACCACCCGGGCCGCAGCCGCCCTGGCCGCGGGAGCGCTCGCGCTCTCGCTCAGCGCGTGCGGCGGTGACGACGACAACGGCGGCGGTGACGACGGCGACAAGGGCGGCGGCAGCAAGCAGCCGGGCGCCTCGGTCACCCTTCCGAAGCTGGACGGCGAGAGCCTGGAGGTCGCCGCCGTCTGGACCGGCACCGAGCAGGAGAACTTCAAGAAGGTCCTCGCCGAGTTCGAGAAGCGCACGGGCGCCAAGGTGACCTTCGTGCCCGCCCAGGACCCGATCATCAACTTCCTCGGCTCGAAGATCGCGGGCGGCGCCCCGCCGGACGTGGCGATGCTCCCGCAGCCCGGCGCCATCAAACAGGCCGTGGACAAGGGCTGGGCCAAGCCGCTGGGCGCCGAGGCGACCAAGGAGCTGGGCGAGAACTACTCGCAGGGCTGGCAGGACATCGGCAAGGTCGGCGGTAAGCAGTACGGCGTGTACTACAAGGCCGCCAACAAGTCGCTGATCTGGTACAACGCCCAGGTCTTCGAGAACGCGGGCGCCGCCGAGCCCAAGACCTGGGACGAGCTGCTCAACACGGCCCAGATGGTCTACGACTCGGGCGTCACCCCGTTCTCGGTGGGCGGCGCGGATGGCTGGACGCTCACCGACTGGTTCGAGAACGTCTACCTCTCGCAGGCGGGTCCGGAGAAGTACGACCAGCTCGCCAAGCACGAGATCAAGTGGACGGACCCGTCCGTGAAGGAGGCCCTCACCACGCTCGCGGAGATCTGGGGCAAGAAGGACTTCGTCGCGGGCGGTGCGTCCGGTGCGCTCCAGACGGAGTTCCCGGCCTCGGTGACGCAGACCTTCACCGGCGGCGACCAGCCCAAGGCGGGCATGGTCTACGAGGGCGACTTCGTCCAGGTCAACATCGGTGAGACGAAGGCGAAGGTCGGCACGGACGCGAAGGTGTTCCCGTTCCCGGCCGTCGGCGACACCGCGCCGGTGGTGTCCGGCGGCGACGCGGCCGTGGTCTTCAAGGACTCGAAGGCGGCGCAGGCGCTGGCCACCTGGCTGGCCTCGCCGGACGCGGCGGGGATCCAGGCGAAGCTCGGCGGGTTCCTCTCGCCCAACAAGAGCATCGACTCCTCGGTGTACCCGAACGAGGTGCAGAAGAAGATCGCCGAGGCGCTGGTCGCGGCCGGTGACGACTTCCGCTTCGACATGTCGGACCAGGCCCCGCAGGCCTTCGGCGGCACCCCGGGCAAGGGCGAGTGGAAGACCCTGCAGGACTTCCTGAAGAACCCGAAGGACGTCGCGGGTGCCCAGGCGAAGCTGGAGGCCGACGCGGCCGCCGCCTACGGAGGCTGA
- a CDS encoding FHA domain-containing protein produces the protein MQIRLTVVDPLGTHASAASAVPAGDRTARCDVLVTAPAGTALAAVASALAAALPGEGPGSNQVVLYAGAQRLDAQRSTLGEPPLIDGAVLCLGAPGEPDPHTEPADVPAQLHVVAGPDAGGVHLLHGGQIRLGRSADADVALDDPDVSRMHCAVTVGPGARVSVADLGSTNGTTLDGTRVGDRPVRFAPGALLRIGESALRLVPVPPAAEVRVATTPDGEGHVRLSLPGTASSAAGDGDAVVHARVADGAEGQVRDAEGRSRASGPARDRTNGQAGQAGQAGQAGQAGPHGSGRVADPGGAAGRGSGAAGGVAPDPAPGGTGPEGAVRPRGRTHHAHGTSGYDRGGASVEPPQVPGQGGAPRIESHGTGPSAGLPRQFPTGGETHGGARGAGAYATGGSGAGGHGTPAPRTPGRDPYAEGPPAPGAARTGAGAPHADTPGPGAYGTPDPGAPDRDPYDRDPYDRDAYDGDTYGRGPSGPDWTTGPDPADAGGPRAETAGSGASRTSATGAAAHRPGGADGAGPDTRAGRDGAPGARTGRKGTPLRGTDVPHEVRRRGGIGAWARRLTGGRGGAPEGPVPGAYASDEGATGPAPVSPSGTSGAPETWPDPASLLLTALGPGPRLWERGPGHPEALTVRLGTADRVAPGGDAPLPAVPVTAGLREVGALGLAGPRERLTGLARSVLAQLAALHSADTLEIVLISADRSRPLAERTAEWSWLGWLPQVRPGHSQDCRLLLAHDREQATARAAELLRRLDDHLGDEAKDTTAATGAVRPQPSWAHPGDGTDPAGGFTGPYTVVVVDGDPGGADVRDAVARLALEGPRAGVHVVCLAETAAASPTSPVTRTYEAACAVSPVFRECGAVALLSGDVATTLRLLRVARTGPNPGTGTGTPAAPAGPVGHGTLGTVDAVSLPWAERFARALAPLRTDSAAGDGGHHARVSAPLPQTARLLDELGLARATPASLMARWAAAADDTESLGGRAQAVLGAGPRGPVLADLAAEGPHLLIEGPSGSGRTELLRAFVASLASAERPDRLGVVLMDGRDSVSSGGARGEGLHVCTDVPHVTTHLTANDPVRMREFAQSLSAELKRRAELLGRSDFAEWHTGREVSGRIVAQRGPAAAGPAPVSDSGDVESPPSSTLRLRPAAARRRTGPVPPLPRLVVVVDDLDALVTPPLGSPGRPAAGSVMRALEAVAREGERLGVHLVAATAPDDRTDRTEPALRATLRVTLDTPVPGPDEPAPGRGRLTRPDGRTTAFQGGRVTGRIPRTATLRPTVVPLEWHRMGDPPTRRPVRELGNGPTDLALLASALERAAREVSAAEVPSLL, from the coding sequence ATGCAGATCCGGCTGACCGTCGTAGACCCGCTGGGCACGCATGCTTCGGCTGCTTCGGCTGTCCCGGCGGGGGACCGCACCGCGCGGTGTGACGTACTCGTCACCGCCCCGGCCGGCACGGCCCTGGCCGCGGTCGCCTCCGCGCTGGCCGCGGCGCTCCCCGGCGAGGGACCGGGCTCCAACCAGGTGGTGCTCTACGCCGGTGCGCAGCGGCTCGACGCCCAGCGCAGCACCCTGGGCGAGCCGCCGCTGATCGACGGCGCCGTGCTCTGCCTGGGCGCCCCGGGCGAGCCCGACCCGCACACCGAGCCGGCGGACGTCCCCGCCCAGCTCCACGTGGTCGCGGGCCCCGACGCGGGCGGCGTCCACCTTCTGCACGGCGGCCAGATCCGGCTCGGCCGCTCCGCCGACGCCGACGTCGCGCTCGACGACCCGGACGTCTCCCGCATGCACTGCGCCGTGACCGTCGGTCCCGGCGCCCGCGTCTCCGTGGCCGACCTCGGCTCCACCAACGGCACCACCCTGGACGGCACCCGCGTGGGTGACCGCCCGGTCCGCTTCGCGCCGGGCGCGCTGCTGCGGATCGGCGAGTCCGCCCTGCGGCTCGTGCCGGTCCCGCCCGCGGCGGAGGTGCGGGTGGCGACGACGCCGGACGGGGAGGGGCACGTACGGCTGTCCCTGCCGGGGACTGCCTCGTCGGCCGCCGGGGACGGCGACGCGGTGGTCCACGCGCGCGTGGCCGACGGGGCGGAGGGACAGGTGCGCGACGCGGAGGGCCGCTCCCGCGCGTCGGGCCCGGCCCGAGACCGCACGAATGGACAGGCCGGACAGGCCGGACAGGCCGGACAGGCCGGACAGGCCGGACCTCACGGATCCGGCCGGGTGGCGGACCCGGGCGGTGCGGCCGGTCGCGGGTCCGGTGCGGCGGGCGGAGTCGCACCCGACCCCGCACCGGGCGGCACCGGTCCGGAGGGGGCGGTCCGGCCCCGCGGGCGCACCCACCACGCGCACGGCACGTCGGGGTACGACAGGGGCGGGGCGTCCGTCGAGCCGCCGCAGGTCCCCGGCCAGGGCGGCGCACCCCGCATCGAGAGCCACGGCACCGGCCCATCGGCGGGCCTGCCCCGGCAGTTCCCCACCGGGGGTGAGACACACGGCGGCGCGCGGGGCGCGGGGGCGTACGCGACCGGCGGCTCCGGCGCGGGCGGACACGGCACTCCGGCCCCGCGGACACCCGGCCGGGACCCGTACGCCGAAGGCCCTCCGGCGCCGGGCGCGGCCCGTACCGGCGCGGGCGCTCCCCACGCCGACACGCCCGGCCCGGGCGCATACGGCACTCCGGACCCGGGCGCGCCCGACCGGGACCCGTACGACAGGGACCCGTACGACAGGGACGCTTACGACGGGGACACGTACGGCCGGGGCCCCTCCGGGCCGGACTGGACCACTGGGCCGGACCCGGCCGACGCGGGCGGTCCCCGCGCGGAGACGGCCGGCTCGGGGGCTTCCCGCACGAGCGCGACCGGTGCGGCGGCTCACCGTCCCGGTGGTGCGGACGGCGCCGGCCCGGACACCCGGGCCGGTCGTGACGGCGCTCCGGGCGCCCGCACCGGGCGCAAGGGGACTCCCCTGCGCGGTACCGACGTGCCGCACGAGGTGCGCAGGCGCGGGGGGATAGGCGCGTGGGCACGGCGGCTGACCGGCGGACGCGGAGGTGCTCCGGAGGGCCCCGTGCCCGGCGCGTACGCGTCCGACGAGGGGGCGACCGGGCCGGCCCCGGTGTCCCCGTCGGGCACCTCGGGTGCCCCGGAGACCTGGCCGGACCCCGCGTCACTGCTGCTGACCGCGCTGGGACCGGGGCCGCGGCTGTGGGAGCGCGGCCCGGGCCACCCGGAGGCGCTCACCGTGCGGCTCGGTACGGCCGACCGGGTGGCGCCGGGCGGTGACGCCCCGCTGCCCGCGGTGCCGGTGACCGCCGGCCTGCGCGAGGTCGGCGCGCTCGGCCTCGCGGGTCCGCGCGAGCGGCTCACCGGGCTGGCCCGCTCGGTGCTGGCCCAGCTCGCCGCGCTGCACTCCGCCGACACCCTGGAGATCGTCCTGATCAGCGCGGACCGTTCCCGTCCGCTCGCCGAGCGGACGGCCGAGTGGTCCTGGCTGGGCTGGCTGCCCCAGGTGCGCCCGGGACACAGCCAGGACTGCCGCCTGCTGCTGGCCCACGACCGCGAACAGGCCACGGCCCGCGCCGCCGAGCTGCTCCGCCGCCTGGACGACCACCTCGGGGACGAGGCCAAGGACACCACCGCGGCCACGGGGGCCGTCCGGCCGCAGCCCTCCTGGGCGCACCCCGGCGACGGCACCGACCCGGCAGGCGGCTTCACCGGGCCGTACACCGTGGTCGTCGTGGACGGGGATCCCGGCGGCGCGGACGTGCGCGACGCGGTGGCGCGGCTTGCCCTGGAGGGACCGCGGGCCGGTGTCCACGTCGTGTGCCTCGCCGAGACCGCCGCCGCCTCCCCCACCTCCCCGGTGACCCGGACGTACGAGGCGGCCTGCGCGGTGTCGCCGGTGTTCCGCGAGTGCGGCGCCGTGGCGCTGCTCAGCGGCGACGTGGCGACGACCCTGCGCCTGCTGCGCGTCGCCCGCACGGGCCCGAACCCGGGCACGGGCACGGGCACCCCGGCCGCTCCCGCCGGTCCGGTAGGGCACGGCACCCTCGGCACGGTGGACGCCGTGTCCCTGCCCTGGGCCGAGCGGTTCGCGCGCGCCCTGGCCCCGCTGCGCACGGACAGCGCCGCGGGCGACGGCGGGCACCACGCGCGCGTGTCCGCACCACTGCCCCAGACGGCCCGGCTCCTCGACGAACTGGGCCTCGCCCGCGCCACCCCGGCCTCCCTGATGGCCCGCTGGGCCGCAGCGGCCGACGACACGGAGTCCCTCGGAGGACGCGCGCAGGCCGTGCTGGGCGCCGGTCCGCGCGGCCCCGTCCTGGCCGACCTGGCCGCCGAGGGCCCGCACCTGCTGATCGAGGGGCCCTCCGGGAGCGGCCGCACCGAGCTGCTGCGGGCGTTCGTCGCCTCGCTCGCCTCGGCCGAACGCCCCGACCGGCTCGGCGTCGTCCTCATGGACGGCCGCGACAGCGTGAGTTCGGGCGGCGCCCGCGGCGAGGGCCTGCACGTGTGCACGGACGTACCGCACGTCACCACGCACCTCACCGCCAACGACCCCGTACGGATGCGGGAGTTCGCCCAGTCCCTGAGCGCCGAGCTGAAGCGGCGCGCCGAGCTGCTCGGGCGGTCGGACTTCGCCGAGTGGCACACCGGGCGCGAGGTGTCGGGCCGGATAGTCGCCCAGCGCGGCCCGGCGGCCGCGGGGCCCGCGCCGGTCTCCGACTCCGGGGACGTCGAGTCCCCGCCCAGCTCCACCCTGCGGCTGCGCCCGGCCGCCGCCAGGCGCCGCACCGGCCCCGTGCCGCCCCTGCCCCGCCTGGTCGTGGTCGTCGACGACCTCGACGCCCTCGTCACTCCCCCGCTCGGTTCCCCCGGGCGGCCCGCGGCGGGGTCGGTGATGCGGGCGCTGGAGGCCGTCGCGCGGGAGGGCGAGCGGCTCGGCGTGCACCTGGTGGCCGCCACCGCGCCCGACGACCGTACGGACCGGACGGAGCCCGCCCTGCGCGCGACCCTGCGCGTCACTCTGGACACACCGGTGCCGGGCCCGGACGAACCGGCGCCCGGACGCGGACGGTTGACCCGCCCCGACGGACGCACCACCGCCTTCCAGGGCGGCCGGGTCACGGGCCGCATCCCGCGCACGGCGACGCTGCGCCCCACGGTGGTCCCCCTGGAGTGGCACCGCATGGGCGACCCGCCCACCCGCCGCCCCGTTCGCGAACTGGGCAACGGCCCCACCGACTTGGCCCTGCTGGCCAGCGCACTGGAGCGGGCGGCCCGGGAGGTCTCGGCGGCGGAGGTCCCGTCACTCCTGTGA